The Blautia pseudococcoides genome segment GAGCTGAACACTTACGAATGTTCTTTCTTCCACCGGAGCACAGACTCCAAACGCTCCCTGACGTTTTTCTCCTCCCCCTGTTCTGTAGGATGATAATAGCGCCTGTCCTTCAGAGAATCCGGCATACACTGCATGGTGCTCAATTTTTCCTGTGTATCATGGGCATAAACATAGCCCTGCCCGTAATCCAGCTCCTTCATAAGCTTTGTGGGCGCATTGCGAAGCTGTAAGGGTACCGGTTCCGCTCTTTTATTCTTCACGTCTTCCTTACATTGCTCACAAGCTGCATATAAGGCATTGGATTTGGGTGCCATGGCAAGATATGTAACCACATGTGTCAAATGCACATCACATTCAGGCATTCCCAGGAAATGACATGCCTGATAAGCTGCCACTGCCACCTGCAGGGCATGGCTGTCCGCCATTCCGATATCTTCACTGGCAAAACGTATTAACCTTCTGGCAATGTAAAGGGGATTTTCCCCTCCCTCCAGCATCCGGCACATCCAGTAAATGGCTGCATCCGGGTCACTGTTCCGCATGGATTTGTGCAGGGCAGATATGAGATTGTAATGCTCCTCCCCCGTTTTATCGTATAACAAGGACTTTCTGCTTATACACTGCTCCATCCCTTCCCTGGTCACTGTAATGCCCTCTGTCGTGATCTCTCCGTTCAAAACTGCCATTTCCAGGGTATTGAGGGCGGTTCTGGCATCACCGTTGGCAAAAGCCGCAATAGCTGTGAGCTGGTCCTCTGTGATATCCACGTTTTGACCGCCGAACCCTGCCGGATTCTCTAAGGCATGTTTTAAAAGCTTCACCAAATCCTTTTCCTCCAAGGCCTT includes the following:
- a CDS encoding replication-associated recombination protein A, whose amino-acid sequence is MEQMTLFDDRGQSAPLASRLRPERLEDFAGQEHLLGKGKMLRQLIERDQISSMIFWGPPGVGKTTLASIIAGRTKADFINFSAVTSGIKEIKDVMSHAETSRRMGIRTVLFVDEIHRFNKAQQDAFLPYVEKGSITLIGATTENPSFEINAALLSRCKVFVLKALEEKDLVKLLKHALENPAGFGGQNVDITEDQLTAIAAFANGDARTALNTLEMAVLNGEITTEGITVTREGMEQCISRKSLLYDKTGEEHYNLISALHKSMRNSDPDAAIYWMCRMLEGGENPLYIARRLIRFASEDIGMADSHALQVAVAAYQACHFLGMPECDVHLTHVVTYLAMAPKSNALYAACEQCKEDVKNKRAEPVPLQLRNAPTKLMKELDYGQGYVYAHDTQEKLSTMQCMPDSLKDRRYYHPTEQGEEKNVRERLESVLRWKKEHS